One genomic region from Proteus vulgaris encodes:
- the ettA gene encoding energy-dependent translational throttle protein EttA → MAQYVYSMLRVGKIVPPKRHILKNISLSFFPGAKIGVLGLNGAGKSTLLRIMAGIDTDIEGEARPQPGIKIGYLPQEPKLNPEHTVREAVEEAVSELKNALNRLDEVYAAYADPDADFDKLAKEQGQLEAIIQSHDGHNLENQLERAAEALRLPEWDAKIEKLSGGERRRVAICRLLLEKPDMLLLDEPTNHLDAESVAWLERFLHDYEGTVVAITHDRYFLDNVAGWILELDRGEGIPWEGNYSSWLEQKDARLEQEAATEAARHKSIQKELEWIRQNPKGRQAKGKARLARFEELNNVDYQKRNETSELFIPPGPRLGDKVLEINNLTKSYGDRVLIDDLSFSIPKGAIVGIIGPNGAGKSTLFRMISGQEQPDSGTLTLGDTVKLASVDQFRDSMDDSKTVWEEVSGGQDIMRIGNFEIPSRAYVGRFNFKGVDQGKRVGELSGGERGRLHLAKLLQVGGNMLLLDEPTNDLDVETLRALENALLEFPGCAMVISHDRWFLDRIATHIIDYQDEGKVEFFEGNFTEYEEYKKRTLGNDAIQPRRMKYKRMSK, encoded by the coding sequence GTGGCTCAATACGTTTATAGTATGTTGCGTGTCGGGAAAATTGTCCCACCTAAGCGACATATCCTTAAAAACATTTCACTCAGCTTCTTCCCGGGCGCGAAAATTGGTGTGCTTGGTCTTAATGGTGCCGGTAAATCGACATTACTACGCATCATGGCAGGTATTGATACTGATATCGAAGGTGAAGCACGTCCACAACCAGGTATTAAAATTGGTTACTTACCACAAGAACCCAAATTAAACCCTGAGCATACCGTACGTGAAGCCGTTGAAGAAGCCGTCAGCGAACTGAAAAACGCATTAAACCGCCTTGATGAAGTTTATGCGGCTTATGCCGATCCTGATGCTGATTTCGATAAATTAGCAAAAGAACAAGGTCAGTTAGAAGCGATTATTCAATCTCATGATGGTCATAACCTTGAAAACCAATTAGAGCGTGCAGCAGAAGCACTGCGTTTACCTGAATGGGACGCTAAGATTGAGAAACTTTCAGGGGGTGAACGCCGTCGTGTTGCTATCTGTCGTCTTCTTTTAGAAAAACCAGATATGCTGTTATTAGATGAACCAACTAACCACTTAGACGCAGAGTCTGTCGCTTGGTTAGAACGCTTCTTACACGATTATGAAGGTACTGTTGTGGCGATCACGCACGACCGTTACTTCCTTGATAACGTAGCTGGTTGGATCTTAGAACTTGACCGTGGTGAAGGTATTCCATGGGAAGGTAACTACTCTTCATGGTTAGAGCAAAAAGACGCGCGTCTTGAGCAAGAAGCTGCAACCGAAGCTGCTCGCCATAAATCTATTCAGAAAGAACTTGAGTGGATCCGCCAAAATCCTAAAGGTCGTCAAGCAAAAGGTAAGGCTCGTCTTGCTCGCTTTGAAGAACTTAATAACGTTGATTATCAAAAACGTAACGAAACCAGTGAACTCTTTATTCCACCTGGACCACGTTTAGGGGATAAAGTGTTAGAAATTAATAATCTAACAAAATCTTATGGTGATCGCGTTCTGATTGATGATTTAAGCTTCTCTATTCCTAAAGGAGCGATTGTTGGTATTATCGGTCCTAACGGTGCGGGTAAATCAACACTCTTTCGTATGATCTCAGGTCAAGAACAACCTGATTCAGGCACCTTAACACTTGGTGATACTGTTAAACTGGCATCGGTTGATCAGTTCCGCGATAGTATGGACGACAGTAAAACGGTTTGGGAAGAAGTTTCAGGTGGCCAAGACATTATGCGTATTGGTAACTTTGAAATTCCAAGCCGTGCCTATGTTGGTCGCTTTAACTTTAAAGGCGTTGACCAAGGTAAACGTGTTGGCGAACTGTCTGGTGGTGAGCGTGGTCGTTTACATCTTGCTAAACTGCTACAAGTTGGCGGCAACATGTTACTGCTCGATGAACCAACCAACGACCTCGACGTTGAAACTTTACGTGCATTAGAAAATGCCCTGTTAGAGTTCCCAGGCTGTGCAATGGTCATTTCCCATGACCGTTGGTTCCTTGACCGTATTGCCACACATATCATCGATTACCAAGATGAAGGTAAAGTGGAATTCTTCGAAGGTAACTTTACCGAATATGAAGAATACAAAAAACGTACATTAGGTAACGATGCTATTCAGCCTCGTCGCATGAAGTACAAACGTATGAGTAAATAA